GGCCTGGAGCAGGATGTCCTCCAGGCTATTGACCGGGCCATCGAGGCTGTGCACAACACAGCCACGCGGGACGGTGGCAAGTACAGCCTGGAACAGCGTGGGGTCCTCCAGTAAGTGGAGGGGGAGTGGAGAGGCGCCGCCCAGTGAGCATGTGGGGCGGGGTTCTTTAGTGAGTGTCATGGGGCAGGTAGGCCTGGGGAATGTGAGGGTTGGCAGGGGTGGCGGGGGAGTGGCACCTCCCAGAGAGCATGATGGGGTCAGGTCCTTCATTGAGCACCAGGGATGTGCAGAGCACAGGACTGAGGATAGTATGGGGCAGTGCAGGCTGGGCGGGAGCATGGAGGAGAGAGGGGTGTCTGAGGGGCCTGGGCTATGGGGTCCCAGCATCCCACAGGAGGCATATGAGGACTTTGAGCTGTGAGATGCAACCCCCATAGTCTCCCTGTCCCTCCATCAGGAAGCTGATCCACCACCGGAAAGAGACCCTGTCACGCAGAGGCCCTTCAGCCTCCAGTGTTGCAGTTATGACCCCATCAACCAGTGACCACCACTTGGATGCTGCTGTAGCCAGGCAGCCCAATGGGGTGTGTCGAGCCGGGTTCGAGCGGCAGCACAGCCTGCCCAGTTCTGAGCATCTTGGGGCGGATGGAGGCCTCTACCAGGTGTGTGGTGAGGGCATCCTGGAGAAGGGAGTTGGGTGGGGCTTAAGGCTTCATCCAGAGGCTCAAGGGGTCCACTCAGGAGTGATGCACCCCAGAGCCATAGTCCTGCTGATGCCCAGGGCTCCGGGCCCAAGCCTGGCTGCCGCCCTGGATGTCAGTCTGTCCTCCCAGATCCTACTTCCGTCTTCCCAGATCCCACCACAGCCTCGCCGAGCAGCACCCACCACACCGCCGCCACCAGTGAAGCGCCGAGACCGAGAGGCCCTGATGGCCTCTGGGAGCGGTAAGAAGGCAGGGTTCGGGGAATTAGGGTAGAGGCACCCTGTGCTTGGAGTGGTTATTCTGCCCATGTCAGGGAGTTGGAGGCTCTAAGCTTGGGAAGAAGACAGGACTCCCATGTTGGGGCAATTAGGGGCTCTGGGCTTTGTGGGGAAACAGTGCCTAGCCGAGAAACTAGGCCCTGTGTTAGGAGACAGGGGCTCTGGGCAAGGAAGGGTATGGTTTTCCAGGGGGCTGCCCCGGCACAGCTTTTACTCACTGCTCACAGGTGGCCACAACACCACGCCCTCCGGGGGTAACTGTGTGTCCAGCGGCTCCTCAGTCAGCAGCACCTCCCTGGACACGCTCTATACCAGCTCCAGCCCATCTGAGCCGGGCTCCAGCTGCTCACCCACACCCCCACCTGTACCCCGCCGAAGCACCCACACCACCGTGTCCCAAGTCCAGCCCCCTCCCTCCAGGGCCTCAGCTCCTGAAACCCCTGCAGAAGAAGAAGTGGCAGCTGGTACAACCTCAGCCTCTGATGACCTGGAAGCCCTGGGTACACTGAACCTGGGGACCACAGAGGAGAAGGCAGAAGCTGAGGCGGCTGTGCCCAGGACCATTGGGGCTGAGCTGATGGAGCTTGTGCGGAGAAACACTGGCCTGAGCCATGAATTGTGCCGGGTGGCCATCGGCGTCATAGTGGGTCACATCCAGGCCTCCGTGCCAGCCAGCTCACCTGTCATGGAGCAGGTCCTCCTCTCACTTGTAGAGGGCAAGGTGAGGGTGGGCGGTATAGCAGGGCCACCCTGCTACCCACCCTGTTCCCACCCTCACGCACTTGTCCAGCCCGTACATTACAGGTATTTCTCAAGCTCTGGCTCGGAGCTCTTACTGTGCTGGACACTGGGGACATTGAGCCGATTTCTGAAGCAGAAAGGAAGGACAAGCAGTCCAGGCAGATGCGCAGCCTGGACAAGGGCCACAAGGCAGGAGTGAGCTGGCTCGTGGGAGGAAGTGGAACAAGGCCTGCAGGGCTAGAAAACAGGGAGTGAGGAAGTGGGTGCTCTGGGAGGAGGTGAGACCTGGGGCAGGTGACAGATGAGACCAGATGTGGGTGGCCAAGAGTTCTGTCTGGCTGCAGGGAAGGAATGGACATAGGGCATGGGTGAGGGTAGTGCCTTGCTGACCTTGGCAGTGAGAGATTGAGTGCTGGGAGAGCTGTGATTGTGACGGAGTCCTAGGAGCTGACTTGGATGAGAGGGAGTGAGGTGTGTGGGCATGATGGGATGGTTGGAATCCTTGGCACTCACGAGCAGGACAGGGCAGTGAGCCCAGCATATATGATTGGGATCAGATAGACCAGGGGTCCCTCTTTAGCGCCCCATGGTTCCTCTTACAGTTCTGGTTTGGGTTTTGGGGAGTGGGCCAATGGGCTTGCCTGTGCTGGGCACAACAGCCAGTGCCTGGTCAGCAGGGTTCAAGGAAGATGTGGGAAGTTGATAGGTGACAGCCCTGTACCACTTTGTGTGGAATGGGAGAGTGAGGTCTCAGAGTCACATTTGGCAGTGACAGAGTTCATGGCCCTCCTAGTCGGTGGTGTTTATCCAGGTCTGGGATGGGAGCTGAGCTGTTGAAAACCCCCCAACAGATGAGTCTCCTGTTGAGTCCTGTCCTGGGAGGTCATCAAGACTGGAGTTGAGCCAGTGTGGGCCAGGACGGACTCGAGTTCAGAGTATAGGTCCGCAGGTGGACTCTCCAGGCCTTGGGGGCTTCCCGGAGATGGTGAGGTTAGAGAGTATGCTGAGTCATGCTTCGCCCTCCCCCTAGGACCTCAGCACGGCCCTGCCCTCAGGGCAGGTCTGCCATGACCAGCAGAGACTGGAGGTGATCTTTGCAGACCTAGCTCGGCGGAAGGACGACGCCCAGCAGCGCAGTTGGGCACTTTATGAGGATGAGGGTGTCATCCGCTGCTACCTGGAGGAGCTGCTGCATATTCTGGTGAGGGTGGGGGCCCACACACATACCCGACATGGGGAACAGTGACCCCGCCTTGCAGCATCCCTCTACAGTGCCTGGGAGTCTCCCGTACACATATGTGCTCAGCCCTCTCTTATGTGGCTGCACAGCCCCACTCATGCTGGCTGACACTCTCACTTCCTCTTTTTGGTAGACCGATGCAGACCCTGAAGTTTGCAAGAAAATGTGCAAGAGAAACGAGTTCGAGTCTGTCCTGGCCTTGGTGGCCTATTACCAAATGGTATGTGAAGGACGAGGGGAGGGGGCTTGGAGAGACCTAGGTAGTGGGGGAGTTCCAGGCACTGAGCACACAGGGTTCCCTGCTAGGAGCACCGAGCATCACTGCGGCTGCTGCTTCTCAAGTGCTTCGGCGCCATGTGCAGTCTGGACGCAGCCATCATCTCCACGCTTGTGTCATCTGTGCTGCCTGTGGAGCTGGCGAGAGACatgcagacagacacacagggtGAGGCTAGAGGGCGGGGTGGGAGGGAACTTCTTGCCATCTGGAGGGGGTTCCTGCCATCTGCTGGGGTTTCTTGCCCTCTCTGGGGACTCTGACTGCCTGCCTTCCCCCCCCCAGACCACCAGAAACTCTGTTACTCTGCCCTCATCCTGGCCATGGTCTTCTCCATGGGAGAGGCGGTGCCCTATGCACACTATGGTAAGAATACAGTCACCAACCTGCTGATCACAGGTCCTGAGCCAGGGCCCATGGTCTGAGGGCCTGGGACCTGCTAGCTACACAGCCTAGCAGGGATAGGATATCCCCAAGGCTCACAGAAAGCCGAGAAGGGTGGGTAGTGGGTTTTGGGGGAGAATGGGGCTGCAGACTTCTGTGCCCCCCTCTCCCAGAGCACCTGGGCACGCCTTTCGCCCAGTTCCTATTGAGCATCGTTGAGGACGGCCTGCCCATGGACACCACGGAGCAGCTGCCAGACCTCTGCGTGAACCTGCTTCTGGCTCTCAATCTGCACTTGCCAGGTGGGGCGGGGCCTGCCCAGGCGGTGGCTGAGCACATGGGGGCTCTCAGGCTCAGCACCCTGTCTATACCCATGTCCTTCCTTAGCCCCTGACCAGAATGTCATCATGGCCGCCCTGAGCAAACACACCAACGTCAAGATCTTCTCTGAGAAGTTGTTGTTGCTCCTGAACAGAGGGGGTGAGGGCCCGGGAATCTGCGCGGGTACCAGTTCGATGCCCTGTGACTCCATGACCCCTGCAATGACTCCTGTAACCCCTGGGGTGACTCTGGGACTCCCACAAGGACCACACTGACTCCTGTGACTCCTGCCTCCTAGATGACCCCGTGCGTATCTTCAAACATGAGCCACAGCCGCCACACTCTGTCCTCAAGTTCCTTCAGGATGTGTTTGGCAGCCCGGCAACGGCTGCCATCTTCTACCACACAGACATGATGGCTCTCATTGACATCACTGTGCGGCACATCGCGGACCTGTCACCAGGAGACAAGGTACCTGGAGATGGCTGCAGCAGGAAGGGTCACGGTGTGGAAACTGAAACAGAATGGCAGGGGGCATGACATTGAGTGGAGATGAGGGGTAAGGCCACTGCTGGAGCCAGGTAAGTGTGGGTGGCCACTCAGAAACCACAACAGGTGCACCAGGAGCCAAAAGAGCCAGCCATGAGTGATCTGGAGGTGCGGCGGCTGcgggaggctggagaggagggaggggtgggagatGAGGCATGGAGGATGGAGTTTACACAGAGCCTCAGAGGCTGCTGCAGGAGGTTGTGATCTCCTCAGGAATAGGGAATGTGATGTGACTAACATCCCACATAGAATCTGAACTGTGTGCCAGCAGAGTGGAAGCCGGCCAGGGAGGAAGCAGCCGCAGTGGTCCAGGTGGCATGGATGGGGTGGGGACGGGCCTGGCAGTGGCgagaagaggccaggtgtggagtGCTTAGTAAGTGGGTCTGGCAGGGCTTGCCGCTTGGTACATCTTGAGTAGCTAGATGGATGAAGTGCTGATGGTTGAAGCTGGGAAGGCTGTGAGAACTTCTTGGGGGAAAATAGAGAGTTGTGTTTTGAATGTGTCAAGATTGAGGAGATGCCTGCTAGACACCCAGGTACCAAGGGCATCAGGGAGGCAGTGGGGAATGAGCTGGGACTAGAGAGACATTTTGGAGTTGTCTGTGATGATGGGAAGCCTGTGACAATATGATTTTCtcagaaatgagatagatggGCAGGTCAGTGGGAAGCTCAGCCTGCAGCCCTGGGCACAGCTGGAACAACGAGGGAGAAACCCAGGAAGAGAAGCAAAAAAGCGGGAGCCCAAAGCCACATGTTTAGAGGAAGATCAGCCCTCTCTACACCGTTAACAGCTTGAGCAAGATGGGCTGAGAATTGGCCATTGGATTCACCACACAGAGATCAGTGATGACTGATTACCAGTGTCGGTGGGGTGCAAGGAGGAGAGTCTGAAGAGAAAGTTTGAGAGAACTTGAAGTTATTGGGGAGT
The genomic region above belongs to Saimiri boliviensis isolate mSaiBol1 chromosome 8, mSaiBol1.pri, whole genome shotgun sequence and contains:
- the NCKIPSD gene encoding NCK-interacting protein with SH3 domain isoform X2, with protein sequence MRAGPHGGFQVSDQQDRLFEVAVLEGLEQDVLQAIDRAIEAVHNTATRDGGKYSLEQRGVLQKLIHHRKETLSRRGPSASSVAVMTPSTSDHHLDAAVARQPNGVCRAGFERQHSLPSSEHLGADGGLYQIPPQPRRAAPTTPPPPVKRRDREALMASGSGGHNTTPSGGNCVSSGSSVSSTSLDTLYTSSSPSEPGSSCSPTPPPVPRRSTHTTVSQVQPPPSRASAPETPAEEEVAAGTTSASDDLEALGTLNLGTTEEKAEAEAAVPRTIGAELMELVRRNTGLSHELCRVAIGVIVGHIQASVPASSPVMEQVLLSLVEGKDLSTALPSGQVCHDQQRLEVIFADLARRKDDAQQRSWALYEDEGVIRCYLEELLHILTDADPEVCKKMCKRNEFESVLALVAYYQMEHRASLRLLLLKCFGAMCSLDAAIISTLVSSVLPVELARDMQTDTQDHQKLCYSALILAMVFSMGEAVPYAHYEHLGTPFAQFLLSIVEDGLPMDTTEQLPDLCVNLLLALNLHLPAPDQNVIMAALSKHTNVKIFSEKLLLLLNRGDDPVRIFKHEPQPPHSVLKFLQDVFGSPATAAIFYHTDMMALIDITVRHIADLSPGDKLRMEYLSLMHAVVRTTPYLQHRHRLPDLQAILRRILNEEETSPQCQMDRMIVQEMCKEFPVLGEAPS
- the NCKIPSD gene encoding NCK-interacting protein with SH3 domain isoform X1; translation: MLDVSRGGASAGRCSAEFQAWRCGSAALATIPALDRPSPMYRALYAFRSAEPNALAFAAGETFLVLERSSAHWWLAARARSGETGYVPPAYLRRLQGLEQDVLQAIDRAIEAVHNTATRDGGKYSLEQRGVLQKLIHHRKETLSRRGPSASSVAVMTPSTSDHHLDAAVARQPNGVCRAGFERQHSLPSSEHLGADGGLYQIPPQPRRAAPTTPPPPVKRRDREALMASGSGGHNTTPSGGNCVSSGSSVSSTSLDTLYTSSSPSEPGSSCSPTPPPVPRRSTHTTVSQVQPPPSRASAPETPAEEEVAAGTTSASDDLEALGTLNLGTTEEKAEAEAAVPRTIGAELMELVRRNTGLSHELCRVAIGVIVGHIQASVPASSPVMEQVLLSLVEGKDLSTALPSGQVCHDQQRLEVIFADLARRKDDAQQRSWALYEDEGVIRCYLEELLHILTDADPEVCKKMCKRNEFESVLALVAYYQMEHRASLRLLLLKCFGAMCSLDAAIISTLVSSVLPVELARDMQTDTQDHQKLCYSALILAMVFSMGEAVPYAHYEHLGTPFAQFLLSIVEDGLPMDTTEQLPDLCVNLLLALNLHLPAPDQNVIMAALSKHTNVKIFSEKLLLLLNRGDDPVRIFKHEPQPPHSVLKFLQDVFGSPATAAIFYHTDMMALIDITVRHIADLSPGDKLRMEYLSLMHAVVRTTPYLQHRHRLPDLQAILRRILNEEETSPQCQMDRMIVQEMCKEFPVLGEAPS